In Blastopirellula sp. J2-11, a single genomic region encodes these proteins:
- a CDS encoding ABC transporter ATP-binding protein, with product MSNGGEQRYVELFRLSKAYPNPYGDRVTVVDGFNLIMKRGEVVSLIGHSGCGKSTVLTMVAGLNSITEGSVVLSGKEISSAGPDRAVVFQSPCLLPWMTAIQNVRLGVDRVFAHGTRQQRKEICEYYLDAVGLADSMDKYPRELSGGMQQRVGIARAIALKPKMLLLDEPFGRLDSLTRMELQDVILKILDREKITTMLVTHDVDEAIYMADRICMMTTGPMARVGQILDMPFERPRQREEVLEDPLYYDLRGCLVSFLEEQDRRKHRPAPAPTIAESDATKSNDASEEADAQILKMRFSESIGH from the coding sequence ATGTCCAACGGCGGCGAACAACGCTACGTCGAGCTTTTTCGGCTCTCGAAGGCGTATCCCAATCCGTACGGTGATCGCGTCACGGTCGTCGACGGCTTCAACCTGATTATGAAACGGGGGGAAGTCGTCAGTTTGATCGGGCACTCTGGGTGCGGTAAGTCGACGGTCCTCACCATGGTAGCCGGGCTCAACTCGATCACCGAGGGGAGCGTCGTTCTGTCTGGCAAAGAGATCTCGTCCGCCGGTCCCGATCGCGCGGTCGTGTTTCAGTCTCCATGCTTGTTGCCTTGGATGACGGCGATTCAAAACGTGCGACTCGGCGTTGATCGCGTTTTCGCCCATGGGACGCGTCAGCAGCGGAAAGAAATCTGCGAGTACTATCTCGATGCGGTCGGCCTGGCGGACTCGATGGACAAGTATCCTCGCGAGTTGTCTGGCGGCATGCAACAGCGTGTCGGCATCGCTCGCGCGATCGCGCTGAAACCCAAGATGCTGTTGTTGGATGAGCCGTTCGGACGACTTGACTCGCTGACCCGCATGGAGCTGCAGGATGTCATTTTGAAGATTCTCGATCGCGAGAAGATTACGACGATGCTGGTGACCCACGACGTGGACGAAGCGATCTATATGGCCGATCGAATCTGCATGATGACGACCGGCCCGATGGCCCGCGTCGGCCAAATCTTAGACATGCCGTTCGAGCGTCCGCGTCAACGCGAGGAAGTGCTGGAAGATCCGCTGTACTACGACTTGCGCGGCTGCCTGGTTTCGTTTTTGGAAGAACAGGATCGTCGTAAGCATCGTCCAGCGCCTGCTCCCACAATCGCTGAATCGGATGCGACGAAGTCGAACGACGCGTCGGAAGAAGCCGACGCACAGATTTTGAAAATGCGTTTTTCTGAATCGATTGGCCACTAG
- a CDS encoding alginate export family protein, with translation MFIDLQTRYWLQIAVVAGLLFGGSGLQAEEPYSFVSPSDLTSVHLEGVTAETTENMESIQSMDYLESTAGSPVVCDEKKKKELAAQVAGAYKGVYYENNFSYLCDPCYDDWHLGENFKRICVGDCGVFDLGGEYRARYHNENNFRGLGPTGRDDNFLLQRLRVYGNYQINDWARVYAEMLHATSEFEDFAPRPIEENYWNLQNCFADIKFLETCEGEYWARYGRQELLYGAQRTVSPLDWANTRRTFEGAKVFYRGSNWDVDAFGVRPIFPTRDTFDTPNYDQAFYGIYSTYKGKKDQTLDLYWLAYENNARPFNYQTLGSRLKGKRGELLYEAEAAVQFGTFTDNDHSAGFYTLGLGHEFSDICWKPTIWTYYDWASGDSTIGNGYDHLFPLAHKYLGFMDIFGRRNITDINFLLTAAPDPKLKLLAWWHIFNRQNDEDAAYSVVMTPLGTNPTNPFTGGSKYLGQELDLMASYTISPHSDLVLGYSHFFTGSFFENAANPDFPYKGDADFFWAQYSLRF, from the coding sequence ATGTTCATCGACTTACAAACCCGGTACTGGCTGCAAATCGCAGTCGTTGCTGGACTCCTGTTTGGGGGAAGCGGTCTGCAGGCGGAAGAGCCTTACTCCTTCGTTTCGCCGTCCGATTTGACGAGCGTCCATCTCGAAGGCGTCACGGCCGAAACGACCGAGAACATGGAGTCCATCCAATCGATGGACTACTTGGAGTCGACCGCCGGCAGCCCGGTCGTCTGCGATGAAAAGAAAAAGAAGGAGTTAGCCGCCCAAGTCGCCGGCGCGTACAAAGGGGTCTACTACGAAAATAACTTCTCGTATCTGTGCGACCCCTGCTACGACGATTGGCATCTCGGCGAAAACTTCAAACGCATCTGCGTCGGAGATTGCGGCGTCTTCGATCTCGGCGGCGAATACCGAGCTCGTTACCATAACGAAAACAACTTCCGCGGACTCGGCCCCACCGGTCGCGACGATAATTTCTTGCTGCAACGACTGCGGGTCTATGGAAACTATCAAATCAATGATTGGGCCCGCGTCTACGCCGAAATGCTTCATGCGACCAGCGAATTTGAAGATTTCGCACCGCGCCCGATTGAAGAAAACTATTGGAATCTGCAAAACTGCTTTGCGGACATCAAGTTCCTCGAAACTTGCGAAGGCGAATACTGGGCTCGCTACGGACGCCAAGAACTCCTCTACGGAGCGCAACGAACCGTTTCGCCGCTCGACTGGGCGAACACGCGCCGAACCTTTGAAGGCGCGAAGGTCTTCTACCGAGGATCGAACTGGGATGTTGACGCTTTCGGCGTTCGCCCGATTTTTCCGACGCGAGACACATTCGACACGCCGAACTACGATCAAGCGTTCTACGGAATCTACTCTACCTACAAGGGCAAGAAGGACCAGACGCTCGACCTCTATTGGCTCGCCTACGAGAACAACGCTCGCCCGTTCAACTACCAGACGCTTGGTTCGCGTCTGAAGGGCAAACGAGGCGAACTACTCTACGAAGCGGAAGCCGCCGTGCAGTTTGGTACGTTCACCGACAACGATCATAGCGCCGGATTCTACACGTTAGGCCTGGGGCATGAGTTCTCAGACATCTGCTGGAAACCGACGATTTGGACCTACTACGACTGGGCTTCCGGCGATTCGACCATCGGCAACGGTTACGATCATCTGTTCCCGCTCGCGCACAAATACTTGGGCTTCATGGACATCTTTGGTCGTCGCAATATTACGGACATCAACTTCCTGCTTACGGCGGCGCCCGATCCGAAACTGAAGCTGCTCGCCTGGTGGCACATCTTCAATCGCCAAAACGATGAAGACGCCGCCTACAGCGTTGTCATGACTCCGCTGGGAACCAATCCGACGAACCCCTTCACCGGCGGATCCAAATACTTGGGGCAAGAACTCGACCTGATGGCCTCCTACACGATCTCGCCTCACTCCGACCTGGTCCTGGGTTATAGCCACTTTTTCACCGGTTCGTTCTTCGAGAACGCCGCGAACCCCGACTTTCCCTACAAGGGTGACGCTGACTTCTTTTGGGCCCAATACTCGCTTCGATTCTAA
- a CDS encoding ATP-binding protein, with protein sequence MPTPSFSASTRRLTMLYIAALSIVALLSISGQVLVQQSIDRQQGDSTLVNIAGRQRMLSQRIAKSALVLRDQPDNQSEALQQLRESLDLWKESHQQLLDRGAAQDTGGANSPTVQTMFVAIEDDFREIQTSSQQLLESPSDAPNVAQSVENIMRHEQPYLSGMDRIVFQYDKEASLRVARLRRIESLLLGLTLFVLLLEGFFIFRPAVREIRRNLDTQTQMTEQLQSAKVKAEEANRVKTDFLAKMSHEIRTPMNAILGLSQSLTESIQDERQRRQALVVNDSARSLMSLLNDLLDVSRLEIDARKPVTAEPFHLASLVRRTQEMFALQAQQKGIQFPIKIDPALEVIVLGDELRTRQILTNLIQNALKFVEVGFTAVEATVTAQDEQTITACIAVKDSGPGIPEDQLERIFDAFSQLGNASNSQRGVGLGLHISKRLAGELGGRLTVTSQVGVGSQFCLELRLNKSDAISDEVPAVRMANPDPNLKILVVEDIEANQLVLQEMLDKLGLVADFASDGRSALQAIELSSYDVVLLDLELPDISGLAVAHQIRQKFEVDDLSLVAVTAHAVTSYKTSAIKAGVNKFLTKPIGFDELRICLAQTPASKHTPLEITDSLRQKLIALFLEHSPAAMNDLRQAYQDQDQRRVVFLAHRLRGMLVYFDRREATSLLAQLDREDLVLSNDRTAAILHDLEISIAQLQQDLNAQLSESA encoded by the coding sequence ATGCCTACCCCCTCCTTCTCCGCTTCGACGCGTCGTTTGACGATGCTCTATATCGCGGCGCTTAGCATCGTCGCGCTCCTTTCCATCTCTGGCCAAGTTCTCGTTCAGCAATCAATTGACCGTCAGCAAGGGGACTCGACCCTTGTTAATATCGCCGGTCGACAACGGATGCTTAGTCAACGAATCGCCAAATCGGCCTTGGTGCTGCGCGATCAGCCAGACAATCAGTCGGAAGCGTTGCAACAGTTGCGGGAAAGTCTAGACCTCTGGAAAGAATCGCATCAACAGTTGCTCGACCGTGGCGCAGCGCAAGACACCGGCGGCGCCAACAGTCCCACCGTGCAAACAATGTTCGTCGCGATCGAAGACGATTTTCGTGAAATTCAAACTTCCTCACAACAACTCTTAGAATCGCCAAGCGACGCACCAAACGTCGCGCAGTCGGTCGAGAACATCATGCGGCATGAACAGCCGTATCTCAGCGGCATGGATCGAATCGTCTTTCAGTATGACAAAGAAGCTTCACTGCGCGTCGCACGACTGCGACGGATCGAATCGCTGCTGCTCGGCCTGACCCTCTTCGTCTTGTTGCTCGAGGGCTTCTTCATTTTCCGACCAGCGGTAAGAGAAATACGCCGCAATCTCGACACGCAAACGCAGATGACCGAGCAACTGCAATCCGCGAAAGTGAAAGCGGAAGAAGCGAATCGCGTGAAGACCGACTTTCTCGCCAAGATGAGCCACGAGATTCGCACCCCGATGAACGCGATCCTGGGATTGTCGCAATCGCTGACCGAATCGATTCAAGATGAACGACAACGACGCCAGGCGCTCGTCGTCAACGATTCGGCTCGTTCCTTGATGTCTCTGCTCAACGATTTGCTCGATGTCAGCCGCCTTGAAATTGACGCGAGAAAACCGGTGACCGCCGAGCCCTTTCACTTGGCGTCACTCGTGCGCCGCACGCAAGAAATGTTTGCGCTGCAGGCACAACAGAAGGGAATCCAATTTCCGATCAAGATCGACCCGGCTCTGGAAGTCATCGTGCTCGGCGATGAACTCCGGACGCGCCAGATCCTGACAAACTTGATCCAAAACGCGCTGAAGTTTGTCGAGGTCGGATTTACCGCTGTCGAAGCGACGGTAACCGCCCAAGACGAACAGACGATCACCGCTTGCATCGCCGTAAAAGATTCCGGTCCAGGCATTCCCGAAGATCAACTGGAGCGTATTTTCGACGCTTTTTCTCAACTCGGCAATGCTTCGAATTCGCAACGCGGCGTAGGACTAGGCCTGCATATCTCGAAACGACTCGCCGGAGAGTTAGGAGGACGCCTGACCGTCACCAGTCAGGTCGGCGTTGGCAGTCAGTTTTGCTTAGAACTCCGACTCAACAAGAGTGACGCGATATCGGACGAAGTCCCCGCAGTGAGGATGGCGAACCCTGATCCGAATCTCAAAATCCTGGTTGTGGAAGACATCGAAGCGAATCAACTTGTCCTCCAAGAGATGCTCGACAAGCTAGGTCTGGTCGCTGACTTCGCCAGTGACGGACGATCAGCGCTGCAAGCAATCGAACTTTCTTCGTACGACGTGGTCCTGTTGGATCTTGAGCTGCCAGACATTTCGGGGCTCGCTGTGGCGCATCAGATTCGACAAAAGTTTGAAGTCGATGATCTTTCGTTGGTCGCCGTCACTGCCCATGCGGTCACCTCTTACAAGACGTCAGCCATCAAAGCCGGCGTCAACAAGTTTCTTACCAAACCGATCGGATTTGACGAGTTGCGAATTTGTCTGGCGCAGACGCCCGCCTCGAAGCACACGCCGCTTGAGATCACCGACAGCCTGCGACAGAAGCTGATTGCGCTCTTCCTCGAACATTCTCCCGCCGCGATGAACGATCTTCGCCAGGCCTATCAAGACCAAGACCAGCGCCGCGTCGTATTCCTAGCGCATCGTCTGCGAGGAATGCTCGTCTACTTTGATCGTCGCGAAGCGACCAGCTTGCTTGCGCAGCTCGATCGCGAAGATCTTGTGCTCTCTAACGATCGAACCGCGGCAATTCTCCATGACTTAGAGATCTCTATCGCGCAGCTGCAACAAGACTTGAACGCGCAACTCTCTGAGAGCGCTTAG
- a CDS encoding sigma-54-dependent transcriptional regulator — MRRPMRMLVIDDDPGVAIIVQEALSGFAIEFCSADCGASGLQLLEKRRPDVVLLDQVLPDCSGIELIEKIQAIDSRLPILFATARSSSDLAIEAMKLGAFDFLTKPFAPETIAEKTLEALESRHLMLMPVQLPSQSELAEGGDRLVGACSAMQSVYKAIGRAAAHDVPVLLQGENGTGKELVARAVYQHGQRPDRPFHKISCIDFTAHWLESELLGHEPNAMPGVLSRRIGKFEQCSKGTILLEEIAAIPHALQSKLLRYLTEKRFERLGGDETIHSDVTIFFTTSYDAEELVAEGRLRPDLYYLLSGFIIKLPPLREREDDLRLLVDHFVGQFSRVERITNMGAVRTSDEALRLLTEYSWPGNVAELRSVLRRAMIESQGAVIAGDYLRKALREHGVDRTHGEALDTNWEHFVDERISSKSNDIYSEAVIEMERHLISLILRQTGGNQAHAARLLGITRTSLRKKINYLGLEIEQFLATA, encoded by the coding sequence GTGCGACGTCCCATGCGAATGCTAGTGATCGACGATGATCCTGGCGTCGCCATCATCGTTCAGGAAGCCCTCAGCGGTTTCGCCATTGAATTTTGTTCGGCTGATTGCGGCGCTTCGGGGCTGCAGCTACTGGAGAAGCGACGACCCGATGTCGTTTTGCTCGATCAGGTGCTGCCCGACTGCTCTGGAATCGAATTGATCGAAAAGATTCAGGCGATCGATTCGCGTCTGCCGATCCTGTTCGCGACGGCGCGCTCGTCGAGTGATCTCGCGATCGAAGCGATGAAGCTGGGGGCGTTTGATTTTCTTACCAAGCCGTTCGCGCCAGAAACGATCGCCGAAAAAACGCTGGAAGCGCTCGAAAGCCGGCATCTGATGTTGATGCCGGTGCAGTTGCCCTCGCAAAGCGAATTAGCCGAAGGTGGGGATCGTTTGGTAGGCGCTTGCTCGGCGATGCAATCAGTCTACAAAGCGATCGGTCGCGCCGCGGCACACGATGTTCCGGTCTTGCTGCAAGGCGAAAACGGAACCGGTAAAGAACTGGTCGCGCGAGCCGTCTATCAACATGGGCAACGTCCTGATCGCCCCTTCCATAAAATCTCCTGCATTGACTTCACCGCTCATTGGCTGGAAAGCGAACTACTGGGACACGAGCCGAATGCAATGCCTGGCGTCCTGAGTCGCCGGATCGGCAAATTCGAACAATGCTCCAAAGGGACCATCCTGCTAGAAGAGATCGCCGCGATTCCGCACGCACTGCAAAGCAAGTTGCTCCGCTACTTGACAGAGAAGCGATTCGAGCGACTCGGTGGGGACGAGACGATCCATAGTGACGTCACGATCTTCTTTACCACCAGTTATGACGCTGAAGAACTGGTGGCCGAAGGTCGCTTGCGCCCCGACCTCTATTACTTGCTGAGCGGATTTATCATTAAGTTGCCTCCGCTCCGCGAACGTGAAGACGATTTACGGTTGCTAGTCGATCATTTTGTGGGTCAATTCAGCCGAGTCGAACGCATCACCAATATGGGAGCGGTTCGCACATCCGACGAAGCATTGCGGTTGCTCACCGAATATAGTTGGCCCGGCAATGTCGCTGAACTACGGAGCGTACTGAGAAGAGCCATGATCGAATCCCAAGGCGCCGTCATCGCTGGAGACTATTTGCGCAAAGCGCTGCGCGAACATGGCGTCGACCGCACGCATGGGGAGGCGCTTGATACAAACTGGGAACATTTTGTTGACGAACGGATATCGAGCAAGTCGAATGACATATATTCAGAGGCGGTTATTGAGATGGAACGCCATCTGATCTCGCTGATCCTGCGGCAAACCGGAGGAAACCAAGCGCACGCTGCTCGTTTGTTAGGGATCACCCGGACGAGTTTGCGAAAGAAAATCAACTATCTGGGCCTCGAGATCGAACAGTTTCTCGCGACGGCCTGA
- a CDS encoding CmpA/NrtA family ABC transporter substrate-binding protein, producing the protein MRRHRISPFAAMFWLACAGMVICGCGQQRSGPSLQDLDIDALAAEATAAMKVLGKEKPSSLGAAKSDRPASLRLEKTKLKFGFIKLTDCAPLVIAKEQGFFADEGLQVEIEAQPNWKTLLERVISGELDGAHMLSGQPIASTIGINGEAHVITAFTMDQNGNAITVANSIWEEMQKADPALQSPQPKHPISADALRPVVAARKASGDLLKMGMVFPVSTHNYELRYWLAASGIHPGMYTSADTTGVTDAEVLLSVTPPPMMPQVMEVGTIQGYCVGEPWNQQAVVKGIGVPVVTNYDIWKNNPEKVFGVTKAWNDENRNTHVAVVKALIQAGKWLDEADAQGKFVNRESAVQLLSKANYVGADVDVIRNSMTGYFYFQKSDKRELPDFNVFFKDHATYPWYSDGVWFLTQMRRWGQITEPKSAAWYDETAKKIYRPDIYREAAERLIREGKLDRSEVPEADTDGYKPPTAEFIDGISYDGHDPIAYLNAHKIGNKDE; encoded by the coding sequence ATGCGACGTCATCGAATCTCTCCTTTCGCAGCGATGTTTTGGTTAGCCTGCGCCGGCATGGTGATTTGCGGCTGCGGACAACAGCGAAGCGGTCCAAGTCTGCAAGATCTCGATATCGATGCATTAGCGGCGGAAGCGACTGCCGCGATGAAGGTCTTAGGGAAAGAGAAGCCGAGTTCGTTGGGAGCGGCCAAGAGTGATCGTCCTGCTTCCTTGCGGCTTGAAAAGACAAAACTGAAGTTTGGCTTCATAAAGTTGACCGACTGTGCTCCGCTGGTCATCGCTAAAGAGCAAGGTTTCTTTGCGGACGAAGGCTTGCAGGTCGAGATCGAAGCGCAGCCGAACTGGAAAACGCTGCTAGAACGGGTGATTAGCGGCGAGTTGGATGGCGCTCACATGTTGTCAGGGCAGCCGATCGCCTCGACGATCGGAATTAACGGCGAAGCGCATGTGATCACCGCTTTTACGATGGATCAGAACGGTAACGCGATCACCGTCGCGAATTCGATCTGGGAGGAGATGCAGAAAGCCGATCCGGCCCTCCAATCGCCGCAACCGAAACATCCGATCTCGGCCGACGCTTTGCGTCCGGTCGTCGCAGCACGCAAAGCATCAGGCGACCTGCTGAAGATGGGGATGGTTTTTCCCGTCTCGACGCACAATTACGAGCTTCGCTACTGGTTAGCCGCTTCCGGAATTCATCCCGGCATGTACACGTCAGCCGATACGACCGGCGTGACCGATGCGGAAGTGTTGCTATCAGTAACGCCGCCGCCGATGATGCCGCAAGTGATGGAAGTCGGCACGATCCAAGGCTATTGCGTTGGTGAACCTTGGAACCAACAAGCGGTGGTCAAAGGGATCGGCGTACCGGTCGTCACCAACTATGACATCTGGAAGAACAACCCGGAAAAGGTGTTTGGCGTTACGAAAGCATGGAATGATGAAAACCGCAACACGCACGTCGCGGTCGTAAAGGCGCTGATCCAAGCCGGAAAATGGTTGGACGAAGCGGATGCCCAAGGAAAATTCGTCAACCGCGAATCAGCGGTGCAACTGCTGTCGAAAGCAAACTATGTCGGCGCCGATGTCGATGTGATTCGCAATTCGATGACCGGTTACTTCTACTTTCAAAAATCGGACAAACGAGAATTGCCCGACTTCAACGTCTTCTTCAAAGATCACGCAACCTACCCCTGGTATAGCGACGGCGTCTGGTTCTTGACGCAGATGCGCCGCTGGGGACAGATCACCGAACCGAAGTCGGCCGCGTGGTACGACGAGACCGCCAAAAAGATCTACCGACCTGACATCTATCGGGAAGCGGCCGAGCGGCTGATCCGCGAAGGAAAGCTGGATCGTTCCGAAGTTCCCGAGGCCGACACCGACGGCTACAAGCCGCCGACGGCGGAGTTTATCGATGGAATCTCGTACGACGGTCACGATCCAATCGCCTATCTCAACGCGCACAAGATCGGCAACAAAGACGAATAG
- a CDS encoding ABC transporter permease translates to MKYKIIRLLDVAGLNCFEPVVRLCYGEEPRQQVRKIGLFIVAPVVVFALFIGAWAAIAPLIKTKAGSLPSPVDVAGSLVDVYEFHWREYAKKADFARTGDDRDTTLALVTQQLADATERKLVVESELAELTATLDAETAATLQKYETAIDNQSIVYQAAQVEREQELHQLGNKLEVSQDGPREQYVAAVREHQTLSARESTHLKELRSDLAAIRKSTTPQFAALLSEKNDLDQETQFLDKRASLLSDGNRRNNVASAALTLKNADAALAAADPAQRYDATLNYLGAEERVLSSAGAIYAKPPTFFDQVFTSIECVFVGFLFATAIAIPIGVLCGLNKVIMASLSPLISLFKPVSPIVWLPIVFIVVGGFIERPDEAWVKPAFLSSAITVALCSLWPTLVNTALGVASIDKDHLNVARVLRLSMWDRLTKIVIPSALPLIFTGLRISLGVGWMVLIAAELLSSSPGLGKFVWDMFNNGSSDTFSQMLLTVFVVGVVGLLLDRIMIVFQRLVSFDGGATAL, encoded by the coding sequence ATGAAATACAAAATCATTCGTTTGTTGGATGTCGCCGGCTTGAACTGTTTTGAGCCGGTCGTCCGGCTCTGCTACGGCGAAGAACCGCGGCAGCAGGTGCGGAAGATCGGCCTGTTTATCGTCGCGCCGGTGGTCGTATTCGCCCTGTTCATCGGAGCCTGGGCGGCGATCGCGCCTTTGATCAAAACCAAAGCCGGTAGTCTTCCTTCGCCGGTTGATGTCGCCGGTTCGTTGGTCGACGTCTATGAGTTTCACTGGCGCGAGTACGCCAAGAAAGCGGACTTCGCCCGCACCGGCGATGATCGAGACACGACCCTGGCTCTGGTCACGCAGCAGTTGGCCGACGCGACCGAACGCAAGTTGGTGGTCGAATCGGAACTTGCCGAGCTGACGGCGACGCTGGACGCCGAGACGGCTGCAACGCTGCAGAAGTACGAAACAGCAATCGATAATCAATCGATCGTCTACCAAGCGGCGCAAGTCGAGCGGGAGCAAGAGTTGCACCAACTGGGGAACAAGCTGGAGGTCTCTCAGGATGGGCCGCGCGAGCAATACGTCGCCGCAGTGCGTGAGCATCAGACCTTATCGGCCCGCGAGTCGACCCATCTGAAAGAACTGCGATCTGACCTGGCGGCGATCCGCAAATCGACGACGCCGCAATTTGCGGCGCTGCTGAGCGAAAAGAACGATCTGGATCAAGAGACGCAATTTCTCGACAAGCGAGCTTCGTTGCTGAGCGATGGAAATCGACGTAACAATGTCGCCAGTGCAGCGCTGACGCTCAAAAATGCAGACGCTGCGTTAGCCGCGGCCGATCCCGCTCAGCGCTATGACGCGACCCTCAACTATCTTGGCGCCGAAGAACGTGTCCTGTCGAGCGCCGGCGCGATCTACGCCAAACCTCCAACCTTCTTTGATCAGGTCTTCACCAGCATCGAGTGCGTCTTTGTCGGCTTTCTCTTCGCGACGGCGATCGCAATTCCGATCGGCGTCCTCTGCGGATTAAACAAAGTGATCATGGCCTCTCTATCGCCGCTCATTTCGCTGTTTAAACCAGTTTCGCCGATCGTTTGGCTGCCGATTGTCTTTATCGTCGTGGGCGGGTTTATCGAACGTCCGGATGAAGCGTGGGTCAAACCTGCGTTTTTGAGTTCCGCGATCACAGTCGCCCTTTGTTCGCTCTGGCCCACGCTAGTGAACACCGCGTTGGGAGTTGCGTCGATTGACAAGGATCATTTGAACGTCGCTCGCGTGTTGCGGCTGAGCATGTGGGATCGCTTGACGAAAATCGTGATCCCTTCGGCGTTGCCGCTGATCTTTACGGGGCTGCGGATTTCGTTGGGCGTCGGCTGGATGGTGTTGATCGCCGCCGAGTTGCTCTCGTCCAGTCCCGGTTTAGGCAAATTTGTCTGGGACATGTTTAACAACGGCTCGTCCGACACATTTTCCCAAATGCTGCTTACAGTGTTTGTTGTCGGCGTCGTCGGTTTGTTGTTGGATCGCATCATGATCGTGTTCCAACGCTTGGTCAGTTTTGATGGAGGCGCAACCGCCCTATGA
- a CDS encoding ABC transporter ATP-binding protein, giving the protein MIRNANIPGDDANQPPVLELQDVTVSFGMGAEAYVVLDEACLKVEENEFVVVIGYSGSGKSTLISTLAGLTTPTRGSALYRGEPMPAPGPDRGIVFQNYSLLPWLTVVGNIDLAVKRLRRDLTGSARRDYVQKYVDMVSLTGSEKKYPSELSGGMRQRLSLARTLSMQPEVLLLDEPLSALDALTRSVLQDEIIRLWEEDRRTVVMVTNDVDEAVLMADRIVPLTPGPGAKLGREFDVTLPRPRDRTTLNFDPEYKHLRNEATRYMLQLSADKKTRTETRRFTLPDLVPANLGA; this is encoded by the coding sequence ATGATCCGCAACGCCAACATTCCCGGCGACGATGCAAATCAGCCGCCGGTGCTGGAACTGCAAGATGTGACCGTCTCCTTCGGGATGGGAGCGGAGGCATATGTCGTTCTGGACGAGGCCTGCTTAAAGGTCGAAGAAAACGAATTCGTCGTCGTGATTGGATATTCCGGCAGCGGCAAGTCGACGCTGATTTCGACCTTGGCCGGACTGACGACGCCGACTCGCGGCTCTGCGTTGTACCGAGGAGAACCGATGCCGGCGCCGGGCCCTGACCGCGGAATTGTGTTTCAGAACTATTCGTTGTTGCCATGGCTGACCGTGGTCGGCAACATCGACCTGGCCGTTAAACGCTTGCGTCGCGATCTGACCGGGAGCGCAAGACGTGACTACGTGCAAAAGTATGTCGACATGGTCAGCTTGACCGGCTCGGAAAAGAAATATCCGAGTGAACTCTCGGGCGGTATGCGGCAACGGCTCTCACTCGCGCGCACCCTTTCGATGCAGCCCGAAGTGTTGCTGTTGGACGAACCGTTGAGCGCCCTCGACGCGTTGACCCGTAGCGTTCTGCAAGACGAAATCATTCGACTGTGGGAAGAAGACCGTCGCACCGTGGTGATGGTCACCAATGACGTCGACGAAGCGGTGTTGATGGCCGATCGGATTGTCCCGTTGACGCCGGGGCCTGGGGCGAAATTGGGACGCGAGTTTGACGTTACGCTGCCGCGACCGCGAGACCGGACCACGCTGAATTTTGATCCTGAATACAAACATTTGCGCAACGAAGCGACGCGGTACATGTTGCAACTGAGCGCCGATAAAAAAACGCGAACTGAAACGCGGCGGTTTACGCTGCCGGATCTTGTGCCAGCCAATTTGGGCGCCTAG